A section of the Schistosoma haematobium chromosome ZW, whole genome shotgun sequence genome encodes:
- the GRID2IP gene encoding Delphilin (EggNog:ENOG41KOG1924~COG:T,Z), with amino-acid sequence MDKHEFNEITIDTYKKWKHIFGKFNLSIRKSKTNTNIYNDENPNQFTKRFNKSFRESKWKTRDNMNSLKCTKEMEEKNKQFDFEKPESYKEINSMKCNPYFQRTSQNRFYSSMYNRKCTTELVRNSKYLFGSQEISPKTKLAQYDVNMELMNKFRILEIRELEREPVNRLKGCRTSEKCVQTSLIEEQTTSTEEMKDVTSEPSPSSQYSSGYVSEVTNLLSSPNSLGRPEVVEKNNESFVNTPNKHHEVEPLTTPINKSNQPYDNGCFKIPPPPPPPPPPPPMFLPPTSVSSASGSLTHTIPESPMPYNMKPKRTFSAPFRLKKACVSPLSKCRLKENSVWVFIDDSDLLSEEFVRQLHRRFRIKGNKAMSSDKLEIDCGSTVTSLFNTPGSKTSQNPRLSIHSNANTSMRRSIRFGSQSLASRTQTLDLLPVKAAQAIAIAMASAHLNPEDVARSVIELKTTVNLRRSKSFPNENTKHKSEDKSSFLTSTTSFQSIPETLLDTLINFTPQMDIILKLSECQLETSNLIEAEKLLYMISQLRHRLPAHLHALRMLLQFDTTVDQLKQALSSACKCLFEIRHSNSFCHVLSCALALINALNATRQCSVNESTQLPSAHSGLTASHGFVKRKPFLGFEVRNLVRLADTRDITNQRNLIHYLVELMELNFTEEAHSWSDEMPTLDAAQSLYCAKTIEEKLVETKRDVARLEIDLRGVGGVANSNNTEWVIKSNSDPKSDAFKANLCFGLVVGQFLAHAMQELMLLSELHKTFTERYNEVANYLALDQAKYTADELFNDLKTFRELYRKACISK; translated from the exons ATGGATAAACATGAGTTTAATGAGATTACAATAGATACATATAAAAAATGGAAACATATATTTggaaaatttaatttaagtatacgaaaatctaaaacaaatacaaatatttataatgatgagaATCCTAATCAATTCACTAAACGATTTAATAAATCATTCCGAGAATCGAAATGgaaaacaagagataatatgaattcattaaaatgtACTAAAGAAATGGAAGAAAAGAATAAACA ATTCGATTTTGAAAAGCCTGAGTCATACAAAGAGATAAATTCAATGAAGTGTAATCCATACTTTCAACGTACATCTCAAAATCGGTTTTATAGTAGTATGTATAACCGCAAGTGCACCACTGAATTAGTACgaaattcaaaatatttatttggatCTCAAGAAATATCACCAAAAACCAAG CTAGCTCAATATGATGTGAATATGGAGTTAATGAATAAATTCCGAATACTTGAAATACGTGAACTGGAAAGGGAACCGGTTAATCGACTGAAAGGATGTAGAACTTCAGAAAAATGTGTACAAACATCACTAATCGAAGAGCAGACCACATCAACTGAG GAAATGAAAGACGTTACTAGCGAGCCATCACCATCTTCACAGTACTCTTCTGGTTACGTGTCAGAAGTCACAAATTTATTGAGTTCTCCAAATTCTCTTGGAAGACCTGAAGTTGTagaaaagaataatgaaagttTTGTGAATACTCCAAATAAACACCATGAGGTTGAACCGCTTACAACTCCAATAAACAAATCTAACCAACCTTACGACAACGGATGCTTCAAAATACCACCACCACCGCCGCCCCCACCACCACCTCCACCCATGTTTCTGCCACCCACATCTGTTTCATCAGCTTCAGGTTCTTTGACTCACACTATACCTG AATCTCCAATGCCGTACAATATGAAGCCGAAAAGAACGTTTTCTGCTCCGTTTAGGCTGAAGAAGGCCTGTGTATCTCCA ttgagcAAATGTCGTTTGAAAGAAAATTCTGTATGGGTATTTATTGATGATAGTGATTTACTGAGTGAAGAATTCGTCCGTCAACTTCATAGAAGATTTCGGATCAAAGGAAATAAAGCAATG TCATCAGATAAATTGGAAATAGACTGTGGGAGTACTGTAACATCTTTATTCAATACCCCAGGTTCAAAAACTAGCCAAAACCCACGATTATCAATACATTCGAATGCAAACACGTCTATGAGGAGATCAATACGTTTCGGATCTCAGAGTCTTGCCTCTCGTACTCAAACATTGGATCTATTGCCAGTGAAAGCAGCTCAGGCGATAGCTATAGCTATGGCATCAGCGCATTTGAATCCAGAGGACGTAGCTCGATCTGTCATTGAACTAAAGACAACAGTTAACCTTCGTCGCAGCAAATCCTTTCCAAATGAGAATACAAAACATAAAAGTGAAGATAAATCGAGTTTCTTGACTAGTACAACCTCGTTCCAGTCGATACCTGAAACTTTGTTAGACACCCTGATCAACTTTACACCCCAGATGGACATCATACTAAAACTGTCTGAATGTCAGTTGGAAACCTCG AATCTCATTGAAGCAGAGAAACTCCTTTACATGATATCTCAACTTCGCCATCGACTACCTGCTCATCTCCATGCTTTACGCATGCTTCTCCAATTCGATACAACTGTTGATCAATTAAAGCAGGCACTTTCATCTGCATGTAAATGTCTTTTCGAGATAAGACATTCTAATTCCTTCTGTCATGTCCTTTCATGTGCGCTAGCTTTGATTAATGCTTTAAATGCCACTAGACAATGCTCAGTTAATGAATCTACTCAGTTACCATCTGCTCACTCAGGCCTAACAGCTTCGCATGGATTCGTAAAACGTAAACCTTTTCTTGGTTTTGAAGTTAGAAATCTAGTCCGACTGGCTGATACTCGTGATATAACTAACCAAAGGAATTTAATCCATTATTTAGTAGAATTAATGGAACTCAA TTTTACTGAGGAAGCTCATTCATGGTCTGATGAAATGCCTACATTAGATGCTGCACAAAGTTTATACTGCGCAAAAACAATTGAAGAGAAACTGGTCGAAACGAAACGTGACGTTGCTCGTTTAGAAATAGATTTAAGAGGAGTTGGTGGAGTCGCAAATTCAAACAACACGGAATGGGTTATCAAATCTAATTCAGATCCTAAATCAGATGCTTTTAAAGCAAATTTATGTTTTGGTTTAGTGGTGGGACAATTTTTAGCTCATGCAATGCAAGAATTAATGTTACTGAGTGAATTACACAAAACATTTACCGAAAGATATAACGAG GTTGCTAATTATCTTGCTTTAGATCAAGCAAAATATACTGCTGATGAACTATTTAATGATCTGAAAACATTTAGAGAACTTTATCGTAAAGCTTGtatatctaaataa